The following proteins are encoded in a genomic region of Suricata suricatta isolate VVHF042 unplaced genomic scaffold, meerkat_22Aug2017_6uvM2_HiC HiC_scaffold_2092, whole genome shotgun sequence:
- the LOC115284786 gene encoding calcium and integrin-binding family member 2 — protein FNTDNFICKEDLERTLARLTKSELDEDEVVLVCDKVIEEADLDGDGKLGFADFEDMIAKAPDFLSTFHIRI, from the exons ACTTCAACACGGACAACTTCATCTGCAAGGAGGACCTGGAGCGGACGCTGGCCCGGCTCACCAAGTCGGAGCTGGACGAGGACGAGGTGGTGCTGGTGTGCGACAAGGTCATCGAGGAGGCCGACCTGGACGGCGACGGCAAGCTGGGCTTCGCCGACTTTGAGGACATGATTGCCAAGGCGCCCGACTTCCTCAG cACCTTCCACATCCGGATCTGA